Proteins from a single region of Pyrus communis chromosome 6, drPyrComm1.1, whole genome shotgun sequence:
- the LOC137738315 gene encoding AT-hook motif nuclear-localized protein 20-like: MDPVVTNSPTLSKQRELEISINENNSGRSSGRDDDDDRDHDEPKEGAVEIGSRRPRGRPPGSKNKPKPPIFVTRDSPNSLRSHVMEVAGGADVAESVAQFARRRQRGVCVLSGSGSVANVTLRQPAAPGAVVALHGRFEILSLSGAFLPGPAPPGSTGLTVYLAGGQGQVVGGSVVGSLVAAGPVMVMAATFANATYERLPLEEDEEGGGSGGGGGGGGGHNNGGSPTGGGSSGAQLGSGGHQQQQQQLPDPSSGLPNIYSHHLPPNLIPNGGHGHLGHEAYANWAHSRPPF; the protein is encoded by the coding sequence ATGGACCCGGTAGTCACCAATTCGCCAACTCTGAGCAAGCAGCGGGAGCTCGAAATTTCCATAAACGAAAACAACAGCGGTAGAAGCAGTGGCAGAGACGATGATGACGACAGAGACCATGATGAGCCCAAAGAAGGCGCAGTCGAGATTGGATCCCGCAGGCCAAGAGGTCGCCCTCCAGGATCCAAAAACAAGCCCAAACCCCCCATCTTCGTCACCCGGGACAGCCCCAACTCCCTCCGTAGTCACGTCATGGAGGTTGCCGGCGGCGCTGACGTGGCGGAGAGCGTGGCTCAGTTCGCCAGGAGGCGGCAGAGAGGCGTGTGTGTTCTCAGCGGGAGTGGCTCGGTCGCCAACGTAACCCTCAGACAACCTGCGGCTCCAGGAGCTGTGGTGGCGCTTCACGGGAGGTTTGAAATTTTGTCTCTGAGTGGGGCGTTCCTTCCCGGTCCTGCCCCTCCCGGATCTACTGGGCTGACGGTTTATTTAGCCGGTGGGCAGGGGCAGGTGGTTGGAGGAAGTGTGGTGGGGTCACTAGTGGCGGCAGGCCCAGTGATGGTGATGGCAGCAACATTTGCAAATGCTACTTATGAGAGGCTGCCTCttgaggaggatgaggagggtGGAGgaagtggaggaggaggaggaggaggaggagggcatAATAATGGAGGTTCCCCAACTGGTGGTGGGAGCAGTGGAGCCCAATTGGGGAGTGGGGggcatcagcagcagcagcagcaactcCCTGATCCTTCATCCGGACTTCCCAATATTTACAGTCATCATCTGCCTCCAAATCTGATCCCCAATGGTGGCCATGGACATCTTGGGCATGAGGCTTATGCTAATTGGGCGCATTCAAGACCACCTTTCTAA
- the LOC137736121 gene encoding uncharacterized protein: MLREETCYVNCVYTGCPVLVEDVVMPVDLILLDIVDFDVILGTDWLHYNRANIDCYKKTIIFHRLGLLEVTFVGECSGVRHCVISAMRAKMLLTKGYKGYLAHVVLNDNVPNSVENVRVVRHFPDVFPLPGLTLDRDVEFTIDLLPGKNPISLTPYRMAPTELRELKIQLQELVDKVYSKSKAEHVRHLTLVLKKLREHQLYTKFSKCQFWLDQVAFLGHVITAQGILVDPQKLKYCFTHASVLELPDDNGNFKIYTDVSLNGLGCVLMQHGRVIDYGLRQLKLHEMNYPTHDLELTTIIFALKIWRHYLYGEECKIFTDHKSLQCIFTWRDFNLRQRRWIELLSDYDCTIEHHPGRANVVANALSRKSQGRINALDASRILLLADLRSTGVKLGVANQEEALLASFQVRPILIDRVLEA, from the exons ATGCTTAGAGAGGAGACATGTTATGTTAACTGTGTGTATACAGGATGTCCCGTGTTGgtggaggatgttgttatgCCAGTTGACCTTATCctgttagatattgttgattttgacgTTATTTTGGGTACAGATTGGTTACATTACAATCGTGCCAATATAGATTGCTACAAGAAGACAATCATTTTTCATCGTCTTGGATTACTTGAGGTTACATTTGTGGGTGAGTGTAGTGGAGTGAGACATTGTGTTATTTCTGCCATGAGGGCTAAAATGTTGTTAACAAAAGGTTATAAGGGATATTTGGCTCATGTGGTGCTGAACGATAATGTTCCTAACAGTGTGGAAAATGTACGagtagtcaggcattttccCGATGTATTCCCTTTACCTGGATTGACGCTAGACCGagatgtagagttcactattgatttaCTTCCAGGTAAAAACCCTAtatctttaactccttatcgaatggctcctactgaattgagggaattgaaaatccagttgcaggaattagttgataagg TGTACTCTAAGTCTAAAgcagagcatgttcgacatctcactttggtgttgaagaagttgagggaACATCAATTGTAtactaagtttagcaaatgccaattttggttagatcaagtggcatttttgggacatGTTATAACTGCCCAAGGTATTCTGGTGGACCCTCAAAAG ttgaagtattgtttCACTCATGCATCTGTTTTGGAGCTACCAGATGATAATGGTAATTTCAAGATCTACACTGACgtttccttgaatggtctgggttgtgtgttgatgcagcatggtagggtgattgatTATGGTTTGCGACAGTTGAAGCTTCATGAGATGAATTATCCTACTCATGATCTTGAATTAACAACCATTATCTTTGCCTTAAAGatttggagacattatctttatggtgaAGAATGTAAGATTTTTACGGATCATAAAAGTCTTCAGTGTATTTTCACTTGGAGGGATTTTAATCTTCGACAACGAAGATGGATTGAAttgcttagtgattatgattgcacgattgagcatcaccctggtcgtgcaaatgtggtGGCAAATGCACTTAGTAGGAAGTCTCAAGGCCGAATTAATGCTTTAGACGCTAGTCGTATCCTTCTTCTTGCAGATTTGAGATCCACTGGAGTGAAGTTAGGAGTGGCAAATCAGGAGGAAGCTTTGCTTGCTAGTTTTCAGGTCAgaccaattttaattgatcgtgtgCTTGAGGCTTAG